The proteins below come from a single Bactrocera dorsalis isolate Fly_Bdor chromosome 5, ASM2337382v1, whole genome shotgun sequence genomic window:
- the LOC105227210 gene encoding ATM interactor — MEVVHCTPSEEELLPEREIQCTFNGCKSVFTNAGNLDMHLQRHHGKEPKKRSDFNGKQCVFHCPKIQCTYHEQHTGKMHFKTLKYLRQHYKKVHASKMNICDRCGKAFISVNQLKTHMEKLCGIKYTCLECGWDYSSKEALLTHGKRKGHKVRDNGLVEIKPKHHQKTQQIASQSNDQETQTEVLPVSKYVAKNDISTETEDYHSYGKHVSTNTHSPTDIETQTESNMLNTMQHTTYNSLNTTMNNSLPTVQFLPPSTHTYTQTYDDLFTDSLLGFTDIQTQTNWSSFADAATDAASNEDVSVHHYNTSSAGTCTRCASDELLVSTETQTSFTQCLLESRTANGDTEDGNFSLYQTQHTQTCDMLLGALFGAQESDLIGGFQSTYTQT; from the exons ATGGAAGTGGTTCATTGCACTCCCTCAGAGGAGGAGCTTTTACCAGAACGAGAAATTCAGTGTACGTTTAATGGTTGTAAATCTGTTTTTACAAATGCGGGTAATCTGGATATGCACCTACAACGGCATCATGGCAAAGAGCCTAAGAAAAGATCAGATTTTAACGGAAAGCAATGTGTTTTCCATTGCCCGAAGATACAATGTACATATCACGAACAGCATACTGGTAAAATGCATTTCAAAACACTAAAATACTTGCGACAACATTACAAAAAAGTGCATGCGTCTAAAATGAATATCTGTGATAGATGTGGAAAGGCTTTTATCAGTGTAAATCAGTTAAAGACACATATGGAGAAACTGTGCGGCATCAAATACACCTGCTTGGAGTGTGGTTGGGATTATAGCAGTAAAGAAGCACTATTGACACATGGTAAACGCAAAGGACATAAAGTGCGAGACAACGGTTTGGTTGAAATCAAACCGAAGCATCatcaaaaaacacaacaaatagCAAGCCAAAGTAATGATCAGGAAACGCAAACTGAAG TTTTGCCTGTGTCAAAATATGTTGCAAAGAACGACATATCGACAGAAACAGAAGATTACCATTCATATGGTAAACATGTGTCAACGAATACACACTCACCAACTGACATAGAAACCCAAACAGAAAGTAATATGTTAAATACAATGCAACATACCACCTACAACTCCTTAAATACCACCATGAATAACTCGTTGCCAACTGTGCAGTTCCTCCCTCCTTCtacccatacatacacacaaacatacgatGATTTGTTCACTGATTCTCTGCTGGGTTTCACCGATATACAAACGCAAACCAATTGGTCTAGTTTCGCTGATGCCGCCACGGACGCAGCAAGTAACGAAGACGTCTCAGTGCATCACTATAACACATCCAGTGCGGGCACATGTACACGCTGTGCGTCCGATGAGTTATTAGTGTCGACAGAAACCCAAACCAGTTTCACACAATGTTTACTCGAATCGCGCACAGCTAATGGTGATACAGAGGATGGAAACTTTAGCCTGTATCAAACACAGCATACGCAAACTTGTGACATGCTACTGGGTGCACTTTTTGGTGCACAAGAGAGTGATTTGATTGGAGGGTTTCAGTCCACATATACGCAAACATGA
- the LOC105227211 gene encoding uncharacterized protein LOC105227211 isoform X2, whose product MAKENDEVQHNNNNSSSSSSSNRNNNGVDSLNASVGVTSTSNATEIPTAGSYCEADLMVGDIGRTGEKSKVTSAGGGDCAGTSSRSNHFGASTSSFMRGKLNDLVADLCINGPVAGNDNNGGYGDYTNGRTNSSGLPDGTMQQTNISSTWEPVSSSITSQHAPQPHAAPTQNSSSFSFKHFLSSGPPITAPSSTVTVTSLDTSASSSTNGPQNNTVRTASSSGVSIQTSTGARPKVPQSASLSSTSISSLMTGGLSASNSAGQPDGGNSFGTSATKMKRSPRFSSFDSQASLAEYVTSGADGEGEGVSSSGPSGVRSAGVGANANSGFRLYPESGDLFSTPPRSSRGMGDGGAGIGNNINNANEYDRHQYVPRSYSNYEMPMSSSTSSPRRRTGAPSVGANAGMREARPTRLALNTNSSKPKGNLPLSDINSGACGGAAVAAAPPVTRPLPSNAGEFPAAVLPDFVQDHWLDSWYAHDMHLNSPPNSPIRDFSDVDVAGGAIGGGGGGVGNSNVCDVAGGNGVSAGIGIPGPSPVYGGGGGGGATAESTASNAKMLPDFLSDGPIIHSSQRLADVAVGLPSNSIGSPDDPPISSQLSRLRIENDRLQRELNDARIALNEQTRRANDLERQLQASEQQQQQQQQQQQHRLEELQTTERVDSLTERSKRTRTNAAAATGATSQNHVIKLKQQLAKLTSELETLRHENETLREEGAVGGFNVPYCDRARPFVSDANAGGAASVGAAAGAAAGVRAGTVGRPSRTQQFSRDLLRAASNAENNLRQLLAGVDNLRQMAADIENSEIRVGYDVSPDLFSDFLDDCDDYEDYSDGPTL is encoded by the exons atggcaAAAGAAAACGATGAGGtgcaacataacaacaacaatagtagtagtagtagtagcagCAACAGAAACAATAACGGTGTGGATTCACTTAACGCATCTGTGGGTGTGACGTCGACATCGAATGCAACAGAAATACCAACTGCGGGATCATATTGTGAAGCCGATCTGATGGTGGGAGATATAGGCAGAACCGGTGAGAAGAGCAAGGTCACAAGTGCAGGTGGTGGAGACTGTGCCGGTACAAGTTCGAGAAGTAATCACTTTGGTGCGTCTACGTCAAGTTTTATGCGTGGCAAGCTCAATGACCTGGTTGCGGACCTTTGTATAAATGGGCCAGTTGCTGGTAATGACAATAACGGTGGTTATGGTGATTACACAAACGGCCGTACAAATAGCAGCGGCCTACCAGATG GCACAATGCAACAGACAAATATTAGTTCTACATGGGAACCTGTAAGCAGCAGCATCACTAGCCAACATGCACCACAACCACATGCGGCGCCAACCCAAAATTCAtcttcattttcttttaaacaTTTCTTAAGTAGTGGACCACCGATTACGGCGCCATCCAGCACTGTTACAGTCACTTCATTGGACACATCGGCTTCCAGTAGCACGAATGGTCCACAAAATAATACTGTAAGAACAGCGTCCAGTAGTGGTGTGTCAATTCAAACGTCAACTGGCGCACGACCAAAAGTTCCTCAGTCAGCTTCGCTTTCCAGCACATCAATATCATCGCTTATGACTGGCGGTTTGTCGGCAAGCAATAGTGCAGGCCAACCTGACGGTGGCAATTCCTTTGGTACATCAGCCACAAAAATGAAGCGTTCCccacgattttcatcgttcgaCTCGCAAGCAAGTCTGGCCGAATATGTGACTAGCGGTGCAGATGGCGAAGGAGAGGGGGTCAGCAGCAGTGGGCCGAGTGGTGTGCGAAGTGCAGGTGTTGGCGCAAACGCAAACTCCGGCTTTCGGCTTTATCCAGAGAGTGGCG ATCTTTTCTCGACGCCCCCACGCAGTAGCCGCGGCATGGGTGATGGTGGTGCGGGCATAGGCAACAACATAAATAATGCAAATGAATATGATCGGCACCAATATGTGCCGCGCTCATATTCAAACTATGAAATGCCCATGTCATCCTCAACATCATCGCCGCGTCGACGTACAGGCGCACCAAGCGTTGGCGCTAACGCCGGCATGAGGGAAGCGCGTCCCACACGTCTTGCCTTAAACACAAATTCGTCCAAACCGAAAGGGAATTTGCCACTCAGTGACATAAATAGCGGTGCATGTGGCGGTGCTGCGGTGGCGGCCGCACCACCAGTCACTCGCCCGCTGCCCAGCAATGCCGGTGAATTTCCCGCCGCAGTTTTGCCTGATTTCGTACAAGATCATTGGCTTGACTCGTGGTATGCGCACGACATGCATCTCAATTCGCCGCCGAATTCGCCGATACGCGATTTCAGTGATGTCGATGTGGCGGGTGGTGCAAttggtggtggcggcggcggcgttGGCAACAGCAACGTGTGCGATGTAGCAGGTGGTAATGGCGTGAGCGCTGGTATCGGCATACCAGGACCTTCGCCTGTgtatggtggtggtggcggcggcggtgcAACAGCCGAGTCCACTGCTAGTAACGCAAAAATGCTGCCAGATTTTCTATCGGACGGCCCAATAATACACTCTTCACAGCGACTGGCCGATGTGGCTGTCGGTTTGCCATCTAATTCCATAGGCTCACCAGATGACCCGCCGATCTCGTCACAATTATCGCGGCTGCGCATCGAAAACGATCGTTTGCAGCGCGAATTAAATGACGCGCGCATAGCACTTAATGAACAGACGCGGCGCGCTAACGACTTGGAACGTCAGTTGCAGGCCAGtgaacagcagcagcagcagcaacaacaacaacagcaacacaggCTTGAGGAGCTGCAAACGACTGAGCGCGTCGACAGTTTAACGGAAAGAAGTAAACGCACGCGCACCaacgcagcagcagcaacggGCGCAACGTCACAAAACCATGTCATCAAGCTGAAACAGCAGCTTGCCAAATTGACG TCCGAATTGGAGACGTTGCGTCATGAAAATGAGACGCTGCGCGAAGAGGGTGCTGTGGGCGGTTTCAATGTACCATACTGTGATCGTGCGCGTCCATTTGTTTCGGACGCGAATGCTGGTGGCGCCGCCAGTGTAGGTGCCGCAGCAGGCGCCGCTGCGGGTGTGCGTGCTGGCACTGTGGGTCGACCGTCCAGAACACAACAATTTTCGAGAGATTTGCTGAGGGCAGCATCAAATGCGGAAAACAACCTGAG GCAACTTCTCGCTGGTGTGGATAATTTACGTCAAATGGCTGCTGACATTGAGAATTCTGAAATACGTGTGGGCTACGATGTTAGTCCCGACCTATTTTCAGACTTCCTAGACGATTGTGATGATTACGAGGACTACTCGGATGGCCCTacattgtaa
- the LOC105227211 gene encoding uncharacterized protein LOC105227211 isoform X1, translating into MAKENDEVQHNNNNSSSSSSSNRNNNGVDSLNASVGVTSTSNATEIPTAGSYCEADLMVGDIGRTGEKSKVTSAGGGDCAGTSSRSNHFGASTSSFMRGKLNDLVADLCINGPVAGNDNNGGYGDYTNGRTNSSGLPDGTMQQTNISSTWEPVSSSITSQHAPQPHAAPTQNSSSFSFKHFLSSGPPITAPSSTVTVTSLDTSASSSTNGPQNNTVRTASSSGVSIQTSTGARPKVPQSASLSSTSISSLMTGGLSASNSAGQPDGGNSFGTSATKMKRSPRFSSFDSQASLAEYVTSGADGEGEGVSSSGPSGVRSAGVGANANSGFRLYPESGDLFALPYPECSDLFSTPPRSSRGMGDGGAGIGNNINNANEYDRHQYVPRSYSNYEMPMSSSTSSPRRRTGAPSVGANAGMREARPTRLALNTNSSKPKGNLPLSDINSGACGGAAVAAAPPVTRPLPSNAGEFPAAVLPDFVQDHWLDSWYAHDMHLNSPPNSPIRDFSDVDVAGGAIGGGGGGVGNSNVCDVAGGNGVSAGIGIPGPSPVYGGGGGGGATAESTASNAKMLPDFLSDGPIIHSSQRLADVAVGLPSNSIGSPDDPPISSQLSRLRIENDRLQRELNDARIALNEQTRRANDLERQLQASEQQQQQQQQQQQHRLEELQTTERVDSLTERSKRTRTNAAAATGATSQNHVIKLKQQLAKLTSELETLRHENETLREEGAVGGFNVPYCDRARPFVSDANAGGAASVGAAAGAAAGVRAGTVGRPSRTQQFSRDLLRAASNAENNLRQLLAGVDNLRQMAADIENSEIRVGYDVSPDLFSDFLDDCDDYEDYSDGPTL; encoded by the exons atggcaAAAGAAAACGATGAGGtgcaacataacaacaacaatagtagtagtagtagtagcagCAACAGAAACAATAACGGTGTGGATTCACTTAACGCATCTGTGGGTGTGACGTCGACATCGAATGCAACAGAAATACCAACTGCGGGATCATATTGTGAAGCCGATCTGATGGTGGGAGATATAGGCAGAACCGGTGAGAAGAGCAAGGTCACAAGTGCAGGTGGTGGAGACTGTGCCGGTACAAGTTCGAGAAGTAATCACTTTGGTGCGTCTACGTCAAGTTTTATGCGTGGCAAGCTCAATGACCTGGTTGCGGACCTTTGTATAAATGGGCCAGTTGCTGGTAATGACAATAACGGTGGTTATGGTGATTACACAAACGGCCGTACAAATAGCAGCGGCCTACCAGATG GCACAATGCAACAGACAAATATTAGTTCTACATGGGAACCTGTAAGCAGCAGCATCACTAGCCAACATGCACCACAACCACATGCGGCGCCAACCCAAAATTCAtcttcattttcttttaaacaTTTCTTAAGTAGTGGACCACCGATTACGGCGCCATCCAGCACTGTTACAGTCACTTCATTGGACACATCGGCTTCCAGTAGCACGAATGGTCCACAAAATAATACTGTAAGAACAGCGTCCAGTAGTGGTGTGTCAATTCAAACGTCAACTGGCGCACGACCAAAAGTTCCTCAGTCAGCTTCGCTTTCCAGCACATCAATATCATCGCTTATGACTGGCGGTTTGTCGGCAAGCAATAGTGCAGGCCAACCTGACGGTGGCAATTCCTTTGGTACATCAGCCACAAAAATGAAGCGTTCCccacgattttcatcgttcgaCTCGCAAGCAAGTCTGGCCGAATATGTGACTAGCGGTGCAGATGGCGAAGGAGAGGGGGTCAGCAGCAGTGGGCCGAGTGGTGTGCGAAGTGCAGGTGTTGGCGCAAACGCAAACTCCGGCTTTCGGCTTTATCCAGAGAGTGGCG ATTTGTTTGCCCTGCCCTACCCAGAGTGTAGTG ATCTTTTCTCGACGCCCCCACGCAGTAGCCGCGGCATGGGTGATGGTGGTGCGGGCATAGGCAACAACATAAATAATGCAAATGAATATGATCGGCACCAATATGTGCCGCGCTCATATTCAAACTATGAAATGCCCATGTCATCCTCAACATCATCGCCGCGTCGACGTACAGGCGCACCAAGCGTTGGCGCTAACGCCGGCATGAGGGAAGCGCGTCCCACACGTCTTGCCTTAAACACAAATTCGTCCAAACCGAAAGGGAATTTGCCACTCAGTGACATAAATAGCGGTGCATGTGGCGGTGCTGCGGTGGCGGCCGCACCACCAGTCACTCGCCCGCTGCCCAGCAATGCCGGTGAATTTCCCGCCGCAGTTTTGCCTGATTTCGTACAAGATCATTGGCTTGACTCGTGGTATGCGCACGACATGCATCTCAATTCGCCGCCGAATTCGCCGATACGCGATTTCAGTGATGTCGATGTGGCGGGTGGTGCAAttggtggtggcggcggcggcgttGGCAACAGCAACGTGTGCGATGTAGCAGGTGGTAATGGCGTGAGCGCTGGTATCGGCATACCAGGACCTTCGCCTGTgtatggtggtggtggcggcggcggtgcAACAGCCGAGTCCACTGCTAGTAACGCAAAAATGCTGCCAGATTTTCTATCGGACGGCCCAATAATACACTCTTCACAGCGACTGGCCGATGTGGCTGTCGGTTTGCCATCTAATTCCATAGGCTCACCAGATGACCCGCCGATCTCGTCACAATTATCGCGGCTGCGCATCGAAAACGATCGTTTGCAGCGCGAATTAAATGACGCGCGCATAGCACTTAATGAACAGACGCGGCGCGCTAACGACTTGGAACGTCAGTTGCAGGCCAGtgaacagcagcagcagcagcaacaacaacaacagcaacacaggCTTGAGGAGCTGCAAACGACTGAGCGCGTCGACAGTTTAACGGAAAGAAGTAAACGCACGCGCACCaacgcagcagcagcaacggGCGCAACGTCACAAAACCATGTCATCAAGCTGAAACAGCAGCTTGCCAAATTGACG TCCGAATTGGAGACGTTGCGTCATGAAAATGAGACGCTGCGCGAAGAGGGTGCTGTGGGCGGTTTCAATGTACCATACTGTGATCGTGCGCGTCCATTTGTTTCGGACGCGAATGCTGGTGGCGCCGCCAGTGTAGGTGCCGCAGCAGGCGCCGCTGCGGGTGTGCGTGCTGGCACTGTGGGTCGACCGTCCAGAACACAACAATTTTCGAGAGATTTGCTGAGGGCAGCATCAAATGCGGAAAACAACCTGAG GCAACTTCTCGCTGGTGTGGATAATTTACGTCAAATGGCTGCTGACATTGAGAATTCTGAAATACGTGTGGGCTACGATGTTAGTCCCGACCTATTTTCAGACTTCCTAGACGATTGTGATGATTACGAGGACTACTCGGATGGCCCTacattgtaa
- the LOC105227209 gene encoding ras-GEF domain-containing family member 1B: MPNNVIKTSSASASSTSNGRSSSSNNSSSSSANANSAKSINSHKNETKALSAASSAMSTFVGSSNTLPDKSVIIKQSNNNERIATHRRDGSNITGVQRPLYRKLQYISPQTHFRNAATSSETLGDATLNDSRSDVLVYSEDGHLVSASLEALITHMVPTSDYYPEENFIFAFLLSARLYVRPHELLAQISQTWERQQQQQQELKQQHNLQQGVDVVDEAHFSHLAVAASASPLMQRKAANSAVLLPATVGHNEVNAIVEGHLKQRTAIQLSAQNCIRLLAEWIETFPYDFRDERLMQQVRILARKCVYIDNALGRRVSRILQLLVHRLTVLEQYEATLQAMAATDLTTAGSNQQQLPHYNTSAAASTTASTQNATHNSLVGCVKSHTLHTTSITEAHKPTTITNNSNSLGSVAVAAVAAAIDSNSAHEVHGIMDICPSCAQLAHQLTAIELERLSHIGPEEFVQAFAKEYQHTIDGKSTATTTTSGGKNAASVDSTTLNDMKKTRNLESYVEWFNRLSYLTASEIVKYPKKKQRVRIIEYWIETARECFNIGNFNSLMAIIAGLNLAPISRLKKTWSKVQSAKFSVLEHQMDPTSNFNSYRSTLKAAMWRSEGATEERERIIIPFFSLFVKDLYFLNEGCSNRLPNNHINFEKCSQLAKQVMEFNEWKKVTCPFEQMPNVIAYLQTSSVLNENTLSMASFECEPPENTEEKGRYKTVKAETKQQLLHQLQEQQHQHQP; this comes from the exons ATGCCTAATAACGTTATAAAGACGAGCAGCGCCAGCGCCAGCAGTACCAGTAATGGGCgcagtagcagcagcaacaatagtAGCAGCAGTAGTGCCAATGCCAATTCAGCAAAGTCAATTAATAGCCATAAAAATGAGACGAAAGCCTTGTCTGCCGCCTCGTCTGCGATGTCTACTTTTGTAGGATCGTCCAACACACTGCCAGACAAAAGCGTTATAATTAAACAATCAAACAACAACGAACGCATTGCTACACACCGGCGTGATGGTTCCAATATTACTGGTGTACAGCGACCGCTATATCGTAAGTTACAATATATAAGCCCACAGACGCATTTTCGCAATGCCGCAACATCATCGGAAACCTTAGGTGATGCGACGCTGAATGATAGTCGTAGCGATGTGCTTGTCTACTCTGAAGATGGGCATCTAGTATCGGCTAGTTTAGAGGCGCTCATCACACACATGGTGCCTACAAGCGACTACTACCCAGAGGAAAATTTCATATTCGCATTTCTGCTTAGCGCACGCCTATATGTGCGACCGCATGAATTACTTGCGCAAATATCACAAACCTGGGAgcgacagcagcaacaacagcaggaaCTGAAACAGCAGCATAATCTACAGCAAGGCGTAGACGTGGTGGACGAGGCACATTTCAGTCATTTGGCCGTCGCAGCCTCAGCATCGCCGTTAATGCAACGTAAAGCCGCGAATAGTGCCGTTTTATTGCCAGCAACAGTTGGCCATAACGAGGTAAACGCAATTGTGGAGGGCCACCTCAAACAGCGTACCGCCATACAGTTGAGTGCGCAGAATTGCATACGTTTGCTTGCCGAATGGATTGAGACGTTTCCGTATGACTTTCGAGATGAACGTCTAATGCAGCAGGTGCGCATATTAGCGCGTAAATGTGTCTACATTGATAATGCGCTCGGCAGGCGAGTGTCAAGAATTTTACAACTGCTTGTACATCGTCTCACAGTGTTAGAACAATATGAGGCGACTTTGCAAGCAATGGCAGCTACTGATCTCACCACGGCGGGCAGTAATCAGCAACAACTACCGCACTACAACACATCGGCCGCGGCGTCCACCACGGCGAGCACTCAAAACGCTACGCACAATTCACTAGTGGGTTGCGTAAAAAGTCATACACTGCACACAACCAGCATAACAGAGGCACACAAACCAACCACAATCACAAACAATTCAAACTCATTAGGCTCCGTGGCTGTGGCAGCAGTGGCAGCGGCCATAGATAGCAATAGTGCGCACGAAGTGCACGGCATTATGGACATATGTCCAAGTTGTGCGCAGTTGGCGCATCAGCTGACCGCCATTGAATTGGAGCGGCTGTCACACATTGGTCCCGAAGAATTTGTGCAAGCTTTCGCCAAGGAATATCAACATACTATTGATGGCAAATCAACAGCGACGACAACAACTAGCGGTGGCAAAAATGCGGCGAGCGTTGACTCCACAACGCTGAATGATATGAAGAAAACGCGCAACCTAGAATCGTACGTGGAGTGGTTTAACCGGCTGAGTTACCTGACGGCATCGGAGATTGTAAAG TATCCGAAGAAAAAGCAGCGTGTACGCATAATCGAATACTGGATAGAGACCGCGCGGGAGTGTTTCAATATTGGCAACTTCAACAGTTTAATGGCGATTATAGCTGGCTTAAATCTAGCGCCCATCTCAAGGCTTAAGAAAACG tggtCGAAAGTGCAATCTGCAAAATTCTCTGTACTGGAACATCAAATGGATCCTACATCGAATTTCAATAGTTATCGCTCAACACTTAAGGCAGCCATGTGGCGTTCGGAAGGCGCTACAGAGGAACGTGAACGCATAATCATTccattttttagtttattcGTTAAGGATTTATACTTTCTGAACGAGGGCTGTTCCAATCG TTTGCCAAACAATCATATCAATTTCGAAAAATGCTCACAACTCGCCAAACAGGTGATGGAGTTTAACGAATGGAAGAAGGTCACTTGCCCATTTGAGCAAATGCCAAATGTGATTGCATATCTGCAGACCAGTAGTGTTTTAAATGAGAACACATTGTCGATGGCGTCTTTCGAATGTGAACCACCCGAAAACACCGAGGAAAAGGGTCGCTACAAAACGGTTAAAGCCGAAACCAAACAACAATTATTACATCAACTGCAagagcaacaacatcaacaccAACCATAG